The following proteins are co-located in the Ensifer sp. WSM1721 genome:
- a CDS encoding microcin C ABC transporter permease YejB yields the protein MGAYILRRLLLMIPTIIGIMAISFAVVQFAPGGPVEQVIADLTNAAGSDRLSGTGGDLVQGGGEGGQYRGAQGLDPEFIAKLEKQFGFDKPPLERFVTMMWNYARFDFGESFFRNTSVIDLIIEKMPVSISLGIWILIFSYAISIPLGIKKAVSDGSTFDVWTSGVIIVGYAVPSFLFGILLIVLFAGGSFFDWFPLRGLVSDNFHELPWYQKILDYFWHMTLPLITLLLSAFATTTLLTKNSFIDEIKKQYVTTARAKGLGERQVLYGHVFRNAMLIIIAGFPGAFISAFFTGSLLIEYIFSLDGLGRLGYDAVVKRDYPIVFATLYIYSLMGLVVSLMSDLIYTWVDPRIDFERRDV from the coding sequence ATGGGTGCCTATATCCTGCGCCGGCTGCTCCTAATGATCCCGACGATCATCGGGATCATGGCCATCTCCTTTGCCGTCGTGCAGTTCGCGCCGGGCGGCCCGGTCGAACAGGTGATCGCCGATCTCACCAATGCCGCCGGGTCCGACAGGCTGTCCGGTACTGGTGGCGATCTCGTGCAGGGGGGCGGCGAGGGCGGCCAGTATCGCGGCGCGCAAGGCCTCGATCCGGAATTCATCGCCAAGCTCGAGAAGCAATTCGGTTTCGACAAGCCGCCGCTCGAGCGCTTCGTCACGATGATGTGGAACTATGCCCGCTTCGATTTCGGCGAGAGCTTCTTCCGCAACACGTCCGTCATCGACCTCATCATTGAGAAGATGCCGGTGTCGATCTCGCTCGGAATCTGGATTCTCATCTTTTCCTACGCGATCTCAATCCCGCTCGGCATCAAGAAGGCGGTGTCGGATGGCTCGACCTTCGACGTGTGGACCTCCGGCGTCATCATCGTCGGCTACGCGGTGCCGAGCTTCCTCTTCGGCATTCTCCTGATCGTGCTTTTTGCCGGTGGGTCCTTCTTCGACTGGTTCCCCTTGCGCGGCCTCGTCTCCGATAATTTCCACGAGCTTCCCTGGTACCAGAAGATTCTCGACTATTTCTGGCACATGACGCTGCCGCTGATCACGCTCCTGCTCTCGGCCTTCGCGACGACGACGCTGCTCACCAAGAACTCCTTCATCGACGAGATCAAGAAGCAATATGTCACCACGGCGCGGGCCAAGGGGCTTGGAGAGCGGCAGGTGCTCTACGGCCACGTCTTCCGCAACGCCATGTTGATCATCATCGCCGGCTTCCCGGGTGCTTTCATCTCCGCCTTTTTCACCGGCTCGCTGCTCATCGAATATATCTTCTCCCTCGATGGGCTGGGCCGCCTCGGCTATGACGCGGTCGTCAAGCGCGACTATCCGATCGTCTTCGCGACGCTCT